One window of the Archangium primigenium genome contains the following:
- the pfp gene encoding diphosphate--fructose-6-phosphate 1-phosphotransferase: protein MKKLAIVVAGGPAPGINSVIGAATIRARLAGVDVIGLQDGFKWLAEGDTSHVIPLTIEDTSRIHFRGGSYIGISRANPTRSPEHLQRTLEGLEKLDVGMLITVGGDGTATLAQIISEKTRGRIRVVHVPKTIDNDIDLPDDTSTFGFQTARHVGVEIVKNLMVDAKTTSRWYFVVAQGRKAGHLALAIGKAVGATVTLIPEEFRGKKVPFATVADLLAGAVIKRQAYGRADGIALLAEGLADCIDPEDLARHTDLPRDHMGNLHVADVQLGEVLEKGVKERLAQFGLKATLIPKYIGYEVRCADPIPFDMEYTRDLGHCAARYIIEGGTEAVVSMINGRFLAVPFEQMKDPATGRPRVRMVDVDSDRYRIARSFMLRLKREDFSRAEELARFARLTGLTPEAFTEQFFHLVKDEPEVSVDIGLALAAKPKRGGPAEGSDKTEEGTPIS, encoded by the coding sequence ATGAAGAAGCTCGCCATCGTCGTCGCCGGGGGCCCCGCCCCGGGCATCAACAGCGTGATTGGAGCGGCCACCATCCGGGCCCGCCTCGCCGGGGTGGACGTCATCGGCCTTCAGGACGGATTCAAGTGGCTCGCCGAGGGTGACACCTCCCACGTCATCCCCCTCACCATCGAGGACACCAGCCGCATCCACTTCCGCGGCGGCTCGTACATCGGCATCTCGCGCGCCAACCCCACGCGCTCTCCCGAGCACCTGCAGCGCACGCTCGAGGGACTGGAGAAGCTCGACGTGGGCATGCTCATCACCGTGGGCGGCGACGGCACCGCCACGCTCGCGCAGATCATCTCCGAGAAGACGCGGGGCCGTATCCGCGTGGTGCACGTGCCCAAGACGATCGACAACGACATCGACTTGCCCGACGACACGAGCACCTTCGGCTTCCAGACGGCGCGCCACGTGGGCGTGGAGATCGTCAAGAACCTCATGGTGGACGCGAAGACGACCTCGCGCTGGTACTTCGTCGTGGCGCAGGGCCGCAAGGCGGGCCACCTGGCGCTCGCCATCGGCAAGGCCGTGGGCGCCACCGTCACCCTCATCCCCGAGGAGTTCCGGGGCAAGAAGGTGCCCTTCGCCACCGTGGCGGACCTGCTCGCCGGCGCGGTCATCAAGCGCCAGGCCTACGGGCGCGCGGATGGCATCGCGCTGCTCGCCGAGGGGCTCGCCGACTGCATCGATCCCGAGGACCTGGCGCGGCACACGGACCTGCCGCGCGACCACATGGGCAACCTGCACGTGGCGGACGTGCAGCTCGGCGAGGTGCTGGAGAAGGGCGTGAAGGAGCGGCTCGCGCAGTTCGGGCTCAAGGCCACGCTCATCCCCAAGTACATCGGCTACGAGGTGCGCTGCGCGGACCCCATCCCGTTCGACATGGAGTACACGCGCGACCTGGGCCACTGCGCGGCGCGCTACATCATCGAGGGCGGCACCGAGGCCGTGGTCTCCATGATCAATGGCCGCTTCCTCGCCGTGCCCTTCGAGCAGATGAAGGACCCCGCCACGGGTCGGCCCCGGGTGCGCATGGTGGACGTGGACTCGGACCGCTACCGCATCGCCCGGAGCTTCATGCTGCGGCTCAAGCGCGAGGACTTCTCCCGCGCCGAGGAGCTGGCGCGCTTCGCCAGGCTCACCGGGCTCACGCCCGAGGCGTTCACCGAGCAGTTCTTCCACCTGGTGAAGGACGAGCCCGAGGTGTCGGTGGACATCGGCCTCGCCCTGGCGGCCAAGCCCAAGCGGGGCGGGCCCGCCGAGGGCTCGGACAAGACGGAAGAGGGCACGCCCATCTCCTGA
- a CDS encoding DUF3857 and transglutaminase domain-containing protein, producing MSRTPRLAPRPSAPWLATLLLLACPLTGLAAPTDTSVNEARQEAELAQSLANSPRGAAHLLRLQSFEQELEDLTPLAKTYAEVAGRSRTDPHTRATAQFLLMDLERARGRTTRAAEVREGLGFVGDYYVVGGFENEGKSGCDTDFGPEAASLDLSARYPGAKGREAAWRKLSVTPVEGYVDLGAALRPNRESVAYALTWLEAPAETRVALDVGTSGAFRLWVNGEKAASGDQYHLPRPDQARVSVRLRKGLNRVLVKVCQDTGPMGFFLRRDPPGRIRVALPETPPALAKGLSPAPQVLPTLTSALKDAVAKAPNDATLRGEYATVLDYFRAFDEREHTATVEAERAARAAPTDVRLQLLAATTQREDLNQRRVFLEAALRADPTSVQARVALAEFELERGHPERALELLGAVVKDAPESAAARLALARTHETLGESARAHMLVEEALSKLPRIPRVVRAAASSARALDRPQEAVGRLRVALALRHDDRTSRTLLATLLADQGQTDAAAREYGQLLALYPYDNATRIKLAELRAANGQLEAASAAFADARALSPDEPDVYEREGKALLSAGHRDEAVASFERALALRPQNPTLKEAVRTLKGESASAGLQYLPDFKPLIQQAEGYVHEDAVYLTDSTYVRVQKSGLAGRLHQFAVKVLNPRGVDAFRSIPVTYSPDRQEVRILRARITKPDGSVVDSYGESDRNINEPWTGMYYDARAKMLSFPALGVGDILELQYRLDDTAQDNLLSDYWGDVEHVQGVYPKVSYQFLVEMPKERPLYWNDKKLAGVKYAHEPVENGTRELYRWSATHVAKVVPEPNMPGWAEVAANLHVSTYRTWDEVGRYWWGLVRDQLTPNDELRQTVDTVLKGVDRKNQQAVVRAVYNFVVTNTRYVALEFGIHGFKPYRVDRVLSRRFGDCKDKASLIHAMLKVAGVDSRLVLLRMRDLGSIGQEPASLAAFNHAIVYVPGMDLYLDGTAEFHGAKELPSADRVANVLVVEPGGKATFLTTPEAKADDNATRLGMDVVLRPDGSATVAGASTVGGHMAPEYRRAYRAVSSRKSTFERAWAQSFPGLTVQDVKLNDTTLLDDDVKVDFRMSIPRFAEALPGQLRFLPFGTGRAYTQTYASLAERRFDLVMSSPWVNRFAFRYTLPTGYSVAELPPALLEDTPFGRVRLSYTQEGQQLVAEGEVALTTARVKADDYAAFRAFLGRVDQGFARKVTLRGPPTTAER from the coding sequence ATGTCTCGTACCCCACGGCTCGCCCCGCGCCCCTCCGCCCCCTGGCTCGCGACCCTGCTGCTGCTCGCCTGCCCGCTGACGGGCCTCGCCGCCCCCACCGACACGAGCGTCAACGAGGCCCGGCAGGAAGCCGAGCTGGCGCAGTCCCTGGCCAACTCGCCCCGAGGCGCCGCGCACCTGCTCCGCCTGCAGTCCTTCGAGCAGGAGCTGGAGGACCTCACCCCCCTGGCCAAGACGTATGCCGAGGTGGCCGGCCGGAGTCGGACGGACCCCCACACCCGCGCCACCGCCCAGTTCCTGCTGATGGACCTGGAGCGTGCGCGCGGCCGGACCACCCGCGCCGCCGAGGTGCGCGAGGGCCTGGGCTTCGTGGGCGACTACTACGTCGTCGGAGGTTTCGAGAACGAGGGCAAGTCCGGCTGTGACACGGACTTCGGCCCCGAGGCGGCGAGCCTGGACCTGTCCGCCCGCTACCCGGGCGCCAAGGGCCGCGAGGCCGCGTGGCGCAAGCTGTCCGTCACCCCCGTGGAGGGCTACGTGGACCTGGGCGCCGCGCTGCGGCCCAACCGCGAGTCCGTGGCCTACGCGCTCACCTGGCTCGAGGCGCCCGCGGAGACGCGCGTGGCGCTCGACGTGGGCACCTCGGGCGCCTTCCGCCTGTGGGTCAACGGCGAGAAGGCCGCCAGCGGCGACCAGTACCACCTGCCCCGGCCCGACCAGGCGCGCGTGTCCGTGCGCCTGCGCAAGGGCCTCAACCGCGTGCTCGTCAAGGTGTGCCAGGACACCGGCCCCATGGGCTTCTTCCTCCGGCGCGACCCGCCCGGCCGCATCCGCGTGGCCCTGCCCGAGACGCCCCCCGCGCTCGCCAAGGGCCTCTCGCCCGCGCCCCAGGTGCTGCCCACGCTCACCTCCGCCCTCAAGGACGCCGTGGCCAAGGCGCCCAACGACGCCACGCTGCGCGGTGAGTACGCCACGGTGCTCGACTACTTCCGCGCCTTCGACGAGCGCGAGCACACCGCCACCGTGGAGGCCGAGCGCGCCGCCCGCGCCGCCCCCACCGACGTGCGCCTGCAGCTGCTCGCCGCCACCACCCAGCGCGAGGACTTGAACCAGCGCCGCGTCTTCCTCGAGGCCGCCCTGCGCGCCGACCCCACGTCCGTGCAGGCCCGCGTGGCGCTCGCCGAGTTCGAGCTGGAGCGCGGCCACCCCGAGCGCGCCCTGGAGCTGCTCGGCGCCGTGGTGAAGGACGCCCCCGAGTCCGCCGCCGCCCGGCTCGCGCTCGCCCGGACGCACGAGACGCTGGGCGAGTCGGCCCGCGCGCACATGCTCGTGGAGGAGGCGCTGAGCAAGCTGCCCCGCATCCCCCGCGTGGTGCGCGCCGCCGCCAGCTCCGCCCGCGCGCTGGACCGGCCCCAGGAGGCCGTGGGCCGGCTGCGCGTGGCGCTCGCGCTGCGCCATGACGACCGCACCAGCCGCACCCTGCTCGCCACGCTGCTGGCGGACCAGGGCCAGACGGACGCCGCCGCGCGCGAGTACGGCCAGCTGCTCGCCCTCTACCCCTACGACAACGCCACCCGCATCAAGCTCGCCGAGCTGCGCGCCGCCAACGGCCAGCTGGAGGCCGCCAGCGCCGCCTTCGCCGACGCGCGCGCCCTGTCCCCGGACGAGCCCGACGTGTACGAGCGCGAGGGCAAGGCGCTCCTGTCCGCCGGACACCGCGACGAGGCCGTGGCGTCCTTCGAGCGCGCGCTCGCGCTGCGCCCGCAGAACCCCACCCTCAAGGAGGCCGTGCGCACCCTCAAGGGCGAGTCGGCGAGCGCGGGCCTGCAGTACCTGCCGGACTTCAAGCCCCTCATCCAACAGGCCGAGGGCTACGTGCACGAGGACGCCGTGTACCTCACGGACAGCACCTACGTGCGCGTGCAGAAGAGCGGCCTCGCGGGCCGGCTCCATCAGTTCGCCGTGAAGGTGCTCAACCCCCGCGGCGTGGACGCCTTCCGCTCCATCCCCGTCACCTACTCGCCGGACCGCCAGGAGGTGCGCATCCTGCGCGCCCGCATCACCAAGCCAGACGGCTCCGTGGTGGACAGCTACGGCGAGAGCGACCGCAACATCAACGAGCCCTGGACGGGCATGTACTACGACGCGCGCGCCAAGATGCTCTCCTTCCCGGCGCTCGGCGTGGGCGACATCCTGGAGCTGCAGTACCGCCTGGACGACACCGCGCAGGACAACCTCCTGTCCGACTACTGGGGGGACGTGGAGCACGTGCAGGGCGTCTACCCGAAGGTGAGCTACCAGTTCCTCGTGGAGATGCCCAAGGAGCGGCCCCTCTACTGGAACGACAAGAAGCTCGCCGGGGTGAAGTACGCCCACGAGCCCGTGGAGAACGGCACGCGCGAACTCTACCGCTGGAGCGCCACGCACGTGGCCAAGGTGGTGCCCGAGCCGAACATGCCCGGCTGGGCCGAGGTGGCCGCCAACCTGCACGTGTCCACCTACCGCACCTGGGACGAGGTGGGCCGCTACTGGTGGGGGCTCGTGCGCGACCAGCTCACGCCCAACGACGAGCTGCGCCAGACGGTGGACACGGTCCTCAAGGGCGTGGACCGCAAGAACCAGCAGGCGGTGGTGCGCGCCGTCTACAACTTCGTGGTGACCAACACGCGCTACGTGGCGCTGGAGTTCGGCATCCACGGCTTCAAGCCCTACCGGGTGGACCGGGTGCTCTCGCGCCGCTTCGGCGACTGCAAGGACAAGGCGAGCCTCATCCACGCCATGCTCAAGGTGGCGGGGGTGGACAGCCGGCTGGTGCTCCTGCGCATGCGTGACCTGGGCTCCATCGGCCAGGAGCCGGCGAGCCTCGCGGCCTTCAACCACGCCATCGTCTACGTGCCGGGCATGGACCTGTACCTGGACGGCACCGCCGAGTTCCACGGCGCCAAGGAGCTGCCCAGCGCGGACCGCGTGGCCAACGTCCTGGTGGTGGAGCCTGGCGGCAAGGCCACCTTCCTCACCACGCCCGAGGCCAAGGCCGACGACAACGCCACGCGCCTGGGCATGGACGTGGTGCTGCGCCCCGACGGCAGCGCCACGGTGGCCGGAGCCTCCACGGTGGGCGGACACATGGCGCCCGAGTACCGCCGCGCCTACCGCGCCGTGTCCTCGCGCAAGTCCACCTTCGAGCGCGCCTGGGCCCAGAGCTTCCCCGGCCTCACCGTGCAGGACGTGAAGCTCAACGACACCACGCTCCTGGACGATGACGTGAAGGTGGACTTCCGCATGTCCATCCCCCGCTTCGCCGAGGCGCTGCCCGGTCAGCTGCGCTTTTTGCCCTTCGGCACCGGCCGCGCCTACACCCAGACGTACGCGTCGCTCGCCGAGCGCCGCTTCGACCTGGTGATGAGCAGCCCCTGGGTCAACCGCTTCGCCTTCCGCTACACCCTGCCCACGGGCTACAGCGTGGCGGAGCTGCCGCCCGCGCTCCTGGAGGACACGCCCTTTGGCCGGGTGCGGCTGAGCTACACGCAGGAGGGTCAGCAGCTCGTGGCCGAGGGCGAGGTGGCCCTCACCACCGCCCGCGTGAAGGCCGACGACTACGCCGCCTTCCGCGCCTTCCTCGGCCGGGTGGACCAGGGCTTCGCGCGCAAGGTCACCCTGCGCGGGCCGCCCACCACCGCCGAGCGCTGA
- a CDS encoding thiol-disulfide oxidoreductase DCC family protein, giving the protein MSAPATAAAAPPSPEVSLDGSKCILFYDGVCVMCNDGVRVYSEADTRDVLRFAPLQSRFAHEVLARHGHNASDMDSMYLLFGYGTPQERVVWKFEAVTSTMSLLPGALGWVGRLLKLVPLSLGNRYYERRARTRYAEFGKYDACPVPPPEVRRRLLALE; this is encoded by the coding sequence ATGTCCGCCCCCGCGACCGCCGCCGCCGCGCCGCCCTCCCCCGAGGTGTCCCTCGACGGGAGCAAGTGCATCCTCTTCTACGACGGCGTGTGCGTGATGTGTAACGACGGGGTGCGCGTCTACTCGGAGGCGGACACGCGGGATGTCTTGCGCTTCGCGCCCCTGCAGAGCCGCTTCGCGCACGAGGTGCTCGCCCGCCATGGGCACAACGCCTCGGACATGGACTCCATGTACCTCCTCTTCGGCTACGGCACGCCCCAGGAGCGCGTCGTCTGGAAGTTCGAGGCCGTCACCTCCACCATGTCCCTGCTGCCGGGCGCCCTGGGCTGGGTGGGGCGGCTGCTCAAGCTGGTGCCGCTGTCGCTGGGCAACCGGTACTACGAGCGCCGCGCCCGCACGCGCTACGCCGAGTTCGGCAAGTACGACGCGTGCCCCGTGCCGCCCCCCGAGGTGCGCCGCCGCCTGCTCGCCCTGGAGTGA
- a CDS encoding RNA ligase RtcB family protein yields MDTPSQHPATVRVIASPQSWVEGEALRQLEAVARLPGMRAAVGLPDLHPGKGAPVGAAFASHGVFYPFLVGNDIGCGMGLWALDLPVRKARPERWAARLDLEGPWDGDAEGMLARHGVKPCGFEASLGTVGGGNHFAEVQRVEAVHDPAAFAALKLDATRLLLLVHSGSRGLGEAILRAHVDRHGPGGLAEDSPEAHAYLTRHDQAVGWARANRATIAARVMRGVGAGEGPGGPRVLDVCHNSVTPRQRAGERHWLHRKGAAPSDEGLVVIPGSRGALSYLVRPLGDGEAHAHSLAHGAGRKWTRTHARERMRERFTADALQRTPFKSHVVCEDRDLLFEEAPPAYKAIDRVVGDLVEAGLVRVVATLAPVLTYKTRSARE; encoded by the coding sequence ATGGACACTCCTTCCCAGCACCCCGCCACCGTCCGCGTCATCGCCTCGCCCCAGTCGTGGGTGGAGGGCGAGGCCCTGCGGCAGCTCGAGGCCGTGGCGCGCCTGCCCGGCATGCGCGCCGCGGTGGGCCTGCCCGACCTGCACCCGGGAAAGGGCGCGCCGGTGGGCGCCGCGTTCGCCTCGCACGGCGTCTTCTATCCCTTCCTCGTGGGCAACGACATCGGCTGCGGCATGGGGCTCTGGGCCCTGGACCTGCCCGTGCGCAAGGCCCGGCCCGAGCGCTGGGCCGCGCGGCTCGACCTGGAGGGCCCCTGGGACGGCGACGCGGAGGGCATGCTCGCGCGCCACGGCGTGAAGCCGTGTGGCTTCGAGGCCTCGCTCGGCACCGTGGGCGGCGGCAACCACTTCGCCGAGGTGCAGCGGGTGGAGGCCGTGCACGACCCCGCCGCCTTCGCCGCGCTGAAGCTGGACGCCACGCGGCTGCTCCTCCTCGTGCACTCCGGCTCGCGCGGCCTGGGCGAGGCCATCCTGCGCGCGCACGTGGACCGGCACGGCCCGGGCGGCCTCGCCGAGGACTCCCCCGAGGCCCACGCCTACCTCACGCGGCATGACCAGGCCGTGGGCTGGGCCCGCGCCAACCGCGCGACGATCGCCGCGCGCGTGATGCGGGGCGTGGGCGCGGGCGAGGGCCCGGGCGGCCCCCGCGTGCTCGACGTGTGCCACAACAGCGTCACCCCGAGGCAGCGCGCGGGCGAGCGCCACTGGCTGCACCGCAAGGGCGCGGCGCCCTCGGACGAGGGCCTGGTGGTGATTCCCGGCAGCCGGGGCGCGCTGAGCTACCTGGTGCGGCCCCTGGGCGACGGCGAGGCGCATGCCCACAGCCTGGCGCACGGGGCCGGCCGCAAGTGGACCCGCACCCACGCCCGCGAGCGCATGCGCGAGCGCTTCACCGCCGACGCCCTCCAGCGCACCCCCTTCAAGAGCCACGTCGTCTGCGAGGACCGCGACCTGCTCTTCGAGGAAGCGCCCCCCGCCTACAAGGCCATCGACCGGGTGGTGGGCGACCTGGTGGAGGCGGGGCTCGTGCGCGTGGTGGCCACGCTCGCCCCGGTGCTCACCTACAAGACCCGGAGCGCGCGCGAGTAG
- a CDS encoding bifunctional alpha,alpha-trehalose-phosphate synthase (UDP-forming)/trehalose-phosphatase, which produces MSRLLLVSNRLPVTVKADKDGVSVVRSAGGLATGLSGPHENSGGLWIGWPGDVSRLTQAQRTSVEEQLTQQRCVPLYLSASEVSRFYEGYSNQVLWPLCHYLLERVPRQDRDWDIYRKVNERFAELTVQHYQPGDTIWVHDYQLMLVPALLRARLPQARIGFFHHIPFPSSEIFRTLPHRLELVRGLLGADLIGFHTNSYVRHFASTLVQLCGIEKVGDRIEQDGRQVRLGAFPMGIDAESFESQVQEPAVLEEVRMHREKSAGQRLVLGVDRLDYTKGIPRRLLAVQRLLEREPAWRGKLRLVQVAVPSRSTVADYAAYRERVDELVGRINSLYGSVHSVPIHYLYRSLNAKQLAALYRAADVMFVTPIRDGMNLVAKEFCAARPDDDGVLVLSEFAGAADELTDAVLVNPYDVDGMADALEAALEMPEEERRTRMRALRVRVKEYDVHWWVRSFLDTLQATPTAPPRVEARGAEDALALMREAPSLQLLLDYDGTLVPFTARPEQASPDGELLELLKRLTERPHTRVSIVSGRSREVLEAWVGSLPMGLHAEHGLWSRPAPGEPWKMLEDVPTDWKNLVRPILDSFAARVPGALVEEKHASLAWHYRQVEPVLGTKLARELRMHLGEVFAHGPLEVLPGDKVVEVRARGVNKGRVVGRVMEGQAPGTRVVAIGDDRTDEDLFAALPPDGIAIHAGGKESRAGYRVKGPAEVRQLLAALLK; this is translated from the coding sequence ATGTCCAGACTCCTGCTCGTCTCCAATCGACTTCCCGTCACCGTCAAGGCGGACAAGGACGGCGTGTCCGTGGTCCGCAGCGCGGGCGGACTCGCCACCGGCCTGAGTGGGCCCCACGAGAACTCCGGAGGCCTGTGGATCGGCTGGCCCGGCGACGTGTCGCGGCTCACCCAGGCCCAGCGCACCTCGGTGGAGGAGCAACTCACCCAGCAGCGCTGCGTGCCCCTGTACCTGAGCGCCAGCGAGGTCAGCCGCTTCTACGAGGGCTACTCCAATCAGGTGCTCTGGCCGCTGTGCCACTACCTGCTCGAGCGCGTGCCCCGGCAGGACCGGGACTGGGACATCTACCGCAAGGTGAACGAGCGCTTCGCCGAGCTGACGGTGCAGCACTACCAGCCCGGCGACACCATCTGGGTGCACGACTACCAGCTCATGCTGGTGCCCGCCCTGCTGCGCGCGCGGCTGCCCCAGGCGCGCATCGGCTTCTTCCACCACATCCCCTTTCCCTCGAGCGAGATCTTCCGCACCCTGCCGCACCGCCTGGAGCTCGTGCGGGGCCTGCTCGGCGCGGACCTCATCGGCTTCCACACCAACTCGTACGTGCGCCACTTCGCCAGCACGCTCGTGCAGCTGTGCGGCATCGAGAAGGTGGGCGATCGCATCGAGCAGGACGGCCGCCAGGTGCGCCTGGGCGCCTTCCCCATGGGCATCGACGCCGAGTCCTTCGAGAGCCAGGTGCAGGAGCCGGCGGTGCTCGAGGAGGTGCGCATGCACCGCGAGAAGAGCGCGGGCCAGCGGCTGGTGCTGGGCGTGGACCGGCTGGACTACACCAAGGGCATTCCGCGGCGGCTGCTCGCGGTGCAGCGGCTGCTCGAGCGCGAGCCCGCCTGGCGCGGCAAGCTGCGCCTGGTGCAGGTGGCCGTGCCCAGCCGCAGCACGGTGGCCGACTACGCCGCCTACCGCGAGCGGGTGGACGAGCTGGTGGGCCGCATCAACAGCCTCTACGGCTCGGTGCACAGCGTCCCCATCCACTACCTCTACCGCTCGCTCAACGCCAAGCAGCTCGCGGCGCTCTACCGGGCCGCGGACGTCATGTTCGTCACCCCCATCCGCGACGGCATGAACCTGGTGGCCAAGGAGTTCTGCGCGGCGCGCCCGGATGACGACGGCGTGCTGGTGCTCAGCGAGTTCGCCGGCGCGGCGGACGAGCTGACGGACGCGGTGCTGGTCAATCCCTACGACGTGGATGGCATGGCGGACGCGCTGGAGGCGGCGCTCGAGATGCCCGAGGAGGAGCGGCGCACGCGCATGCGCGCCTTGCGCGTGCGGGTGAAGGAGTACGACGTGCACTGGTGGGTGCGCTCCTTCCTGGACACGCTCCAGGCCACGCCCACGGCGCCGCCCCGCGTGGAGGCCCGGGGCGCCGAGGACGCGCTCGCCCTCATGCGCGAGGCGCCCTCCCTGCAACTGCTGCTCGACTACGACGGCACGCTCGTGCCCTTCACCGCGCGGCCCGAGCAGGCCTCGCCGGACGGGGAGCTGCTCGAGCTGCTCAAGCGCCTGACCGAGCGGCCCCACACGCGCGTGAGCATCGTGAGTGGCCGGAGCCGCGAGGTGCTGGAGGCCTGGGTGGGAAGTCTGCCCATGGGCCTGCACGCCGAGCACGGCCTGTGGTCGCGTCCGGCCCCGGGCGAGCCCTGGAAGATGCTCGAGGACGTGCCCACGGACTGGAAGAACCTGGTGCGGCCCATCCTGGACTCCTTCGCGGCGCGCGTGCCCGGAGCGCTGGTGGAGGAGAAGCACGCCTCGCTCGCGTGGCACTACCGGCAGGTGGAGCCGGTGCTGGGCACGAAGCTGGCGCGCGAGCTGCGCATGCACCTGGGCGAGGTGTTCGCCCACGGCCCGCTGGAAGTGCTGCCCGGCGACAAGGTGGTGGAGGTGCGCGCGCGGGGCGTGAACAAGGGCCGGGTGGTGGGCCGGGTCATGGAGGGTCAGGCGCCCGGCACGCGCGTGGTGGCCATTGGCGACGACCGCACGGACGAGGACCTGTTCGCGGCGCTGCCGCCGGACGGCATCGCCATCCACGCGGGCGGCAAGGAGTCGCGCGCGGGCTACCGGGTGAAGGGCCCCGCCGAGGTGCGCCAGCTCCTCGCCGCGCTGCTGAAATAG
- a CDS encoding 23S rRNA (pseudouridine(1915)-N(3))-methyltransferase RlmH has protein sequence MKVRLVSVGRDRSGLYEPAVQEYASRLAHYTRFELVELPEAGGKKGRTAEGSARASEAEALLARKKPQDLLVALDERGKLLDSVEFSRYVGKARDGAKDLLLVIGGDEGLDERVRQSADLVLSLSKMTLPHRLARVVLVEQLYRAFTLLKGEPYHK, from the coding sequence CTGAAAGTCCGCCTCGTCTCCGTGGGCAGGGACCGCTCGGGCCTGTACGAGCCCGCGGTCCAGGAGTACGCCTCGCGCCTGGCGCACTACACCCGCTTCGAGCTGGTGGAGCTGCCCGAGGCCGGCGGCAAGAAGGGCCGCACGGCCGAGGGAAGCGCCCGGGCGAGCGAGGCCGAGGCCCTGCTCGCCCGGAAGAAGCCGCAGGACCTGCTCGTGGCGCTCGATGAGCGCGGCAAGCTGCTCGACTCGGTGGAGTTCAGCCGCTACGTGGGCAAGGCGCGCGATGGCGCCAAGGACCTCCTCCTCGTCATCGGCGGGGACGAGGGCCTGGACGAACGGGTGCGGCAGTCCGCGGACCTGGTGCTCTCGCTCTCCAAGATGACGCTGCCCCACCGCCTGGCGCGCGTGGTGCTGGTGGAGCAGCTCTACCGCGCCTTCACGCTCCTCAAGGGCGAGCCGTACCACAAGTAG
- a CDS encoding phosphoribosyltransferase family protein, which translates to MLQHFLDLLYPPACIACAKVLPVRGAFCETCDLAVERLPTARCHTCAEPGAFPRHTCPRCHDAPPPFTRAWAAFAHEGPIARAIHRFKYEDHPELAPALAALLVSECGRFLARAPPTLVALPLHGSRFRERGYDQAWLLAQALARATGREADPDVLRRARATRRQVGLSEAERALNVADAFRATASAAGRDFLLVDDVLTTGATVRAAAQALLDAGARRVEVLTLARAFSLA; encoded by the coding sequence GTGCTCCAGCACTTCCTCGACTTGCTCTATCCGCCCGCGTGCATCGCCTGCGCGAAGGTGCTGCCCGTGCGCGGTGCCTTCTGCGAGACGTGTGATCTCGCCGTGGAACGGCTGCCCACGGCGCGCTGCCATACCTGCGCCGAGCCCGGCGCCTTCCCGCGCCATACCTGCCCCCGCTGCCACGACGCCCCTCCCCCCTTCACCCGCGCCTGGGCCGCCTTCGCCCACGAAGGGCCCATCGCCCGTGCCATCCACCGCTTCAAGTACGAGGACCATCCCGAACTGGCCCCCGCGCTCGCCGCGCTCCTCGTCTCCGAATGTGGACGGTTCCTCGCCCGCGCGCCGCCCACCCTCGTCGCCCTGCCCCTGCATGGCTCGCGCTTCCGGGAGCGGGGGTATGACCAGGCATGGCTGCTCGCCCAGGCCCTGGCGCGCGCCACCGGGCGCGAGGCCGACCCCGACGTGCTCCGGCGCGCCCGCGCCACCCGCCGCCAGGTGGGCCTCTCCGAGGCCGAGCGCGCCCTCAACGTGGCCGACGCCTTTCGCGCCACCGCCTCCGCCGCCGGACGGGACTTCCTCCTCGTGGACGACGTGCTCACCACCGGCGCCACCGTCCGGGCCGCCGCCCAGGCCCTGCTCGACGCCGGGGCCCGGCGGGTCGAGGTCCTCACCCTCGCCCGGGCCTTCTCCCTCGCCTGA
- a CDS encoding methyltransferase family protein: MDDTTLWRRAFWGLARLAVAMALFVFVPAGTLGYGRGWVFLAVFLGASLAVTVRLLRSDHALLERRLKAGPTAESRPLQKVLQGLAGLGFVGVLVLPALDVRWHGPRWSWAVSLGGVVLVALGYGIIARVFQENSFTAATIEVGAGQTVTTTGPYAVVRHPMYAGALVLFLGIPLALGSPWGFGASALVALTLVGRILDEETLLVRDLPGYEAYRRQTRYRLIPYVW; the protein is encoded by the coding sequence ATGGACGACACGACCTTGTGGCGCCGGGCCTTCTGGGGCCTGGCGCGGCTCGCGGTCGCGATGGCGCTGTTCGTCTTCGTGCCCGCCGGAACACTCGGGTACGGGCGCGGCTGGGTATTCCTGGCCGTGTTCCTGGGCGCCTCGCTCGCGGTCACCGTCCGCCTCTTGCGGAGCGACCACGCCCTGCTCGAGCGCCGGTTGAAGGCCGGGCCCACGGCCGAGTCCAGGCCCCTCCAGAAGGTGCTCCAGGGCCTCGCGGGCCTCGGCTTCGTGGGCGTGCTCGTGCTGCCCGCGCTCGACGTGCGCTGGCATGGGCCGCGCTGGTCGTGGGCCGTGTCGCTCGGGGGCGTGGTCCTCGTGGCGCTCGGCTATGGGATCATCGCCCGGGTGTTCCAGGAGAACTCCTTCACCGCGGCGACGATCGAGGTGGGCGCCGGGCAGACGGTGACGACGACCGGGCCCTACGCCGTCGTGCGCCATCCCATGTACGCGGGGGCGCTGGTGCTGTTCCTGGGCATCCCGCTGGCGCTCGGCTCGCCGTGGGGCTTTGGCGCGTCGGCGCTGGTGGCGCTCACGCTCGTGGGGCGGATCCTCGACGAGGAGACGCTGCTCGTGCGCGACCTGCCCGGCTACGAGGCCTACCGCCGCCAGACGCGCTACCGGCTCATTCCCTACGTCTGGTAG